In Zingiber officinale cultivar Zhangliang chromosome 1A, Zo_v1.1, whole genome shotgun sequence, a genomic segment contains:
- the LOC122000629 gene encoding putative cell wall protein yields the protein MAASLHCHLVLLLLGFSAFALPAFAGRGTPASSDKKEPDCYGVQEGTVLIPGIGRYELGSRELPAVGGLDSSGPAARNAQFLPGIDDTFVPNPGLEIPNPFRPATP from the coding sequence ATGGCTGCCTCATTGCATTGCCATCTCGTGCTCCTCTTGTTGGGCTTCTCGGCCTTTGCTCTTCCTGCCTTCGCCGGACGTGGAACTCCGGCGAGCTCCGACAAGAAGGAGCCTGACTGCTACGGCGTCCAGGAGGGCACCGTGCTCATTCCCGGCATCGGAAGGTACGAACTCGGAAGCCGTGAGTTGCCGGCGGTCGGCGGCTTGGACAGCAGCGGTCCGGCCGCGAGGAACGCCCAGTTTCTTCCCGGGATCGACGACACTTTTGTGCCCAATCCCGGGTTGGAAATTCCGAACCCGTTCCGGCCGGCGACTCCTTGA
- the LOC122019957 gene encoding protein SLE1-like: MSTEQERRELDELARRGETVVPGGTGGKSLEAQEHLAEGRSRGGQVRKEQLGTEGYQELGHKGGETRREQMGHEGYQEMGRKGGLSTKEEFGGERAAKEGIPIDESKYKTTQ; the protein is encoded by the exons ATGTCGACGGAGCAGGAGCGGCGTGAGCTGGACGAGCTGGCGAGGCGGGGCGAGACTGTTGTTCCCGGCGGCACCGGCGGAAAGAGCCTCGAGGCCCAGGAGCACCTCGCCGAAG GACGGAGCCGTGGAGGGCAGGTAAGGAAGGAGCAGCTGGGAACGGAGGGGTACCAGGAGCTGGGCCACAAGGGAGGGGAGACGAGGAGGGAGCAGATGGGGCACGAAGGCTACCAGGAGATGGGCCGTAAAGGTGGCCTATCCACCAAGGAGGAGTTTGGAGGCGAGCGGGCCGCCAAGGAAGGCATCCCCATCGACGAGTCCAAGTACAAAACTACGCAGTAG
- the LOC122019948 gene encoding protein trichome birefringence-like 28 codes for MMARRKLSFLAANKIDLKHSSSFGGGRRKSCKYSVFVVISLALLLFTFMYNGDVKSIGEHPFGSRDYSQIEFPIRYDIGHQQSKQAVEEKESTKLIEKAEEKAAAEKDRAVVVDVANSSAKKEEKREVREVKAPKEEEFHDVKIPAMDVEERKEDLREVKEAPTLEEEGRKEVLREEKEPIMDKEERKGNSREAKAPATEVKEAVKKAERQRIILDVPENCDLFDGKWVYDDENYPIYKEAGCQFLTEQVTCMRNGRRNDRFQKWRWQPKDCALPRFDAEVMLERLRGKRLMFVGDSLSRNQWESMVCLVQSVVPSNRKSLTKHGSFSVLRLEEYDATVEFYWAPFLVESNSDDPKIHSLPDRIIMPKSIDRHGKYWKNVDYLVFNTYIWWMNTPTVKVLRGSFNESSTEYDEVERPLAYRRVLNTWAKWVQSNVNPNRTMVFFMSMSPHHIRSTDWGNPTGIKCALETEPVANWSGWQPIEVGTDWRLFSVAENVIGRLRKKVPATFVKITAMSELRKDAHTSVHTLRQGKLLTAEQQADPARFADCVHWCLPGLPDTWNEFLYTRIASSPWKDR; via the exons ATGATGGCTCGTCGGAAACTGTCATTTCTCGCGGCGAACAAGATCGATTTGAAGCATTCGTCATCATTCGGCGGCGGTAGACGGAAGAGCTGCAAGTACTCCGTTTTCGTTGTAATCTCGTTGGCGCTACTCTTGTTCACGTTCATGTATAACGGGGATGTGAAATCGATTGGAGAGCACCCTTTTGGCAGCAGGGATTATTCTCAGATTGAATTCCCCATAAGATATGACATTGGCCACCAACAATCCAAGCAGGCAGTTGAAGAGAAGGAGAGCACTAAATTAATCGAGAAAGCAGAGGAAAAGGCAGCGGCCGAGAAGGACCGGGCGGTGGTGGTCGACGTCGCCAATTCTTCTGccaaaaaagaagagaaaagagaagtgCGCGAAGTAAAGGCCCCGAAGGAAGAAGAATTCCATGACGTAAAGATACCGGCCATGGACGTCGAAGAGCGAAAAGAAGATTTACGCGAAGTAAAGGAAGCACCGACACTGGAGGAAGAAGGTCGTAAAGAAGTACTGCGTGAAGAAAAGGAGCCGATTATGGATAAAGAAGAGCGAAAAGGAAATTCGCGCGAAGCAAAGGCACCGGCCACGGAGGTCAAAGAGGCGGTGAAAAAGGCCGAGCGGCAGCGGATAATCCTGGACGTGCCGGAGAATTGTGACCTGTTCGATGGCAAGTGGGTGTACGACGACGAAAACTACCCGATATACAAAGAGGCGGGGTGCCAGTTTTTGACGGAGCAAGTGACGTGCATGAGGAACGGCCGGCGGAACGACCGATTCCAGAAATGGCGGTGGCAGCCCAAAGATTGCGCTTTGCCCAG ATTCGATGCGGAGGTTATGCTGGAGAGGCTGCGAGGAAAGCGGCTCATGTTCGTCGGCGATTCCCTGAGCCGGAATCAATGGGAGTCGATGGTTTGCCTCGTCCAATCTGTCGTGCCTTCGAATAGGAAGAGCCTCACCAAGCATGGATCGTTTAGCGTCCTCCGGCTCGAG GAATACGATGCGACCGTAGAGTTCTACTGGGCGCCGTTCCTTGTCGAATCCAACTCCGACGACCCCAAGATCCACAGTTTGCCGGACCGAATCATCATGCCCAAATCCATCGACAGGCACGGCAAATACTGGAAAAACGTTGACTACCTCGTCTTCAATACCTACATCTGGTGGATGAACACGCCCACCGTGAAAGTCCT ACGAGGCTCGTTCAACGAAAGTTCGACTGAGTACGACGAGGTGGAGCGGCCGCTGGCGTACCGGAGAGTTTTGAACACGTGGGCCAAATGGGTGCAGAGCAACGTGAACCCGAATCGGACCATGGTGTTTTTCATGAGCATGTCTCCTCACCACATCAG GAGCACGGACTGGGGCAATCCGACGGGGATCAAGTGCGCGCTGGAGACGGAACCGGTGGCGAACTGGTCCGGATGGCAGCCGATCGAGGTGGGGACGGACTGGCGGCTGTTTTCAGTGGCGGAGAACGTGATCGGGAGGCTGCGGAAGAAGGTGCCGGCGACGTTCGTGAAGATAACAGCGATGTCGGAGTTGCGCAAGGACGCGCACACGTCGGTTCACACGCTGCGGCAGGGGAAGCTGCTGACGGCGGAGCAACAGGCGGACCCGGCTCGCTTCGCCGACTGCGTACACTGGTGCCTGCCTGGCTTGCCGGACACCTGGAACGAGTTTCTCTACACCCGCATCGCGTCAAGCCCCTGGAAAGACCGCTAG